Proteins from a single region of Belliella baltica DSM 15883:
- a CDS encoding (deoxy)nucleoside triphosphate pyrophosphohydrolase, producing MQSAIRVTCAIIFENKQVLCAQRSKNMSHPLLWEFPGGKIEERETESACIIREIKEELNIEINILERLESHYHTYPQKKEIELIPFICGYKSGNFKLKEHKEIRWVPICEIDQLDWAAADIPIMKFILNKYCSLQKISK from the coding sequence ATGCAATCAGCTATTCGAGTAACCTGTGCCATCATCTTCGAAAACAAACAGGTTCTCTGTGCTCAAAGAAGTAAAAACATGTCTCACCCCTTGCTCTGGGAGTTTCCAGGTGGAAAAATTGAAGAAAGGGAAACAGAGTCTGCCTGTATCATCCGAGAGATTAAAGAAGAACTCAACATCGAAATAAATATTTTGGAGAGACTTGAAAGTCATTATCATACCTATCCTCAGAAGAAAGAAATTGAACTAATCCCTTTTATTTGTGGCTATAAGAGTGGTAATTTTAAGCTTAAAGAGCATAAAGAAATTCGATGGGTTCCTATTTGTGAAATAGATCAGCTTGATTGGGCTGCTGCAGATATTCCAATTATGAAATTTATACTAAACAAATACTGTTCTCTTCAAAAAATCAGCAAATAA